Part of the Zingiber officinale cultivar Zhangliang chromosome 6A, Zo_v1.1, whole genome shotgun sequence genome, CAATTTTTTACACACATGATGCATATatcaaaatcataaaaatacacTACTTGATTAATTTTAACCATAAGGTTGATtatcataaaattaaattaattgtgtCACATTGATAGCAAAatgcttatttaatttttttacataaTTCAATATGAAATAGTATTCATACTCTAATTAATATACTCCCGCACTAAATACTTGCCAAAAAAAAAACACTCTAAAAATCATCCGtatagttttgataaaaaaattacttCACACATATATCCAAGtacattaattttttatattgtttatttatAATGTTAAACTTCAAGATATAAATATGAGAATCTCAAAAATCAATCCAATCAATATTCAACCCCAGTGAAATAACTCTATCTTAAAGCTTTAACTAGAGTTAATTTTTTTGTTAACCTCAAGTCAGAAAATTTTAACCGGATTGACCGCAATCCGCCAATCCCTCCCTTCCCAAGCTCCCTCCTGCTCTTCTCATGGACGACCGCCGGCGGCGCCGCCAGCAGAACCACCGAAGGAGTTCTCAGAAGCCTGCAATATGCTGCTTCGGGGCTTCTCCGACGGAAGGATCCCCTCACCGAACGACTCAGAACGCTAAGCCTTCAACTTTTCAGTCTCCACCCCTCGAAAAGAGGCGCTCGCCGCGTGTAGACTGCGCAGGAAAAATCAAGGGAACAAATAAACCTGTTTCTCGTGCTCCgtcttcgtcgtcgtcgtcgtagCCGCCGCCGTCTACTTCCTTGAGCATCGGGTTGTGTAAGTTTCTTCCTTGGAAGAGGGAAGGAGTGCGCGGTAACAGACGCCATGGTCCCGCCACAGCCGGAGCTGAGGTggcggaggagggaggaggaccAGGGTAGCGGTGGCTCATTGGCGTTTTAGattatgtttttcttttcttttcattttttctttagaaaaaagggaaaaaaggAAAAACCGTTTTTTTCATTTTGTTGAATAAATTTACACATAAATCGcgttaaattaatttaatcctaaagattagttttaaaagttttaaaaatatttttagaaatatcaaaatgtttttaatatttaatttcaccCCAAAAGGAAAACAATTTATAAATATCATTTTTTCTCACATGCAGAAGAAGAGTCCATTGCAGTTCGGCCCAAGGCCTATAAATCTATCGGGCTCAAACAAACCGACGGCTGAGATCCTTCTCAGGAAGCGGTGTACGTGGGTCATACAGAACTGTCTAGGTTTCCGCCGAAGGTTCTTTCTTCCCTCCccgtctctttctttcaccttcgaCTCTCTCTATATCGTTGGATTTTTGCGATTGCCTCTACGAAAAATTCCTCCTGTGTTGTCGCGTTCTCTTTCAATCCCCAAGACGAAGATGAGGTAGGGCGTCGGAACCTCGTTTTTATGATTCGTCGGTGTGTTCTTCGCTccatttttgttgttgttgttgttgtgtttttgtttttgtcgCATCGGTTTTGAGTTAGGGTTTTAGATTCTTATCGATGATGGTAGGAGGCTAGGAGGATTTTCTGCACGAGGATGACAACAGTGCCATTGGCATCCTttactgatttttttttcccGCATGTCTAACTTCTGGATTAACAAAGTTGTGGCTTTTTTACGTGGAATTTAGTCAGATTCGATTTATTGAATCCTTTTgagtttaaaaattttctatttgctTGCACGTGTTGTGAAGCGAAATCAAACTATTGGGGCGGACAAAAAGAAATTTGAATTATATGCAGCGAATTACAATTTGATTCTCGTGAGCGTAGAGCTTCTCGTGTTGATCATTTGCGTCTTCTTGTTTCATATCTCGCGAaatcaattatttatttattttttacataaAAACGATTAAGTTGTATGGTAGAGAAAACTTAACTAATTGAAATTGGCGCAATTATTATTTGGAAGTTTTTCTActgtttttgttgtttttttcttTGACTGCAGCCGGCATCCATCTACAAAATGGGCTCAAAAATCGGATACTGTTTATATTACAATTGAACTGCCGGATGCAAAGGATGTTAAGCTCACATTGCAGCCTGAAGGTCGTTTCTATTTCTCTGCAACCAGCGGAGCAGAGAACATTCCATATGAGCTCGATCTGGAGTTGCTTGATAAGGTTGATGTTGATGTAAGTATCAAGAATCTGTTTGATTACACTCAACTCCACTTTTTGACTTCCTAGAGTGACATGAACTACTGCAGGAGAGTAAAACTGCCGTTGGCTTGAGGACCATATGCTACCTCATCAAGAAAGCAGAGAAGAAATGGTGGAGCAGGTTGTTAAAGCAGGAAGGGAAGCCTCCTGTCTATTTGAAAGTTGACTGGGACAAGTGGATTGATGAAGATGATGAGAAGGAAAACAAATGTAATCACTCCTACTTCTGATATTGTTGTTACCATACACTGCAGTAGTaattgatttgtattttatttttggaatttcaCTTCTTGTTTTGTTAATGTTTGTCTGTGCAGTTGGGGGCATGAATTTTGATGACATGGACTTCTCGGTAGGTCAACTTCCCTAAACATGAAGGGAATGTTGATCAATATTCTTTGTGGATTCTCATCTTTGTTTCAATATTTTTACAGAACTTGAATATGGGTGGTGCTGATGATGGGCTTGATGATGAGGATGATGACGATTTGTTGGCTGATACTGCTGATAAAGATGGAGGTTAGTACTTTATTTGCTTGGCATGCAAAGAGCAACGTTTAAATTATCATCCTGTTACTAACATGCTTCTTTATGATGGAGGTTAGTACTTAGTTTATTATTCTTGTTGAATGCTAACGTTCTTCTTTATGCATGAAGCTAGTGGATGATTATTTTGAGCACAACAGGTTCTCTATGTTCTTCCTTCAATACTTATTTAGCTGTTATGATTTAAATCAAAAGGACATGCTATGTCAACGTATTGTTTATAAGTTTTCCTTCCTACTTTGTTTTTATTCTTGTTAAATGTTACTAGAAGCTACCTTTGTTTTATGCAGGCAACTAGTGGTTGCTTATTTCGTTGTGTCCTTACTGGAACACTCTTTAGCTTCTAGTTAGTTTGTGGAACTTAATGTTCAAATTGTTGAAATAGGTGACATGGTAGTTCTGGTGTATCAAGTTTGTTACATTGTTTATAATCTGATTGAATGATACAAAGAAACGCTCTTGTTTACACTGTTCCTAGTGTGAATTTATGCTGATTCAATACCTCCACTAATTGCGTGATTCAAATTGACTTGTTGATTGATATTCATTTGATGTTGTTTCTTCAGATGACGATGAAGATGCTGGAGAAGTCAAGCCAAATGGAGAAGAAAGGGCGGAGAATGCTCAAACTGCAACTACTGGTGAACCTGAAAACAAAGCATGACTACGTATCTAGCAGCCTTGTGATTTTCTTTAAACCTCTTCGTTTCATGTCTTCTTTCTCGATTATGTCTTTTGTTTTGATGAATGGTTGTAGTTGAGGTTGCAGTAGTAATCATGTATCTTATTAGATTGGAGATTAACAAGTGTAGTAGACAGCTTGTTAAAAGCACATCCTGTTTAAATTAAATGCCAAATGCCAGTATTCACATTATTTTGCATGTTTTCATTCCTTTTTACAATTCTACTCGCTGATGAGAATTAGGGGCAGATAACAAACTAACAAAGCCTACGAATTATTGATAGTGTGATTGAAAAACCGTCATCATTGATTAttcttaaataataaatatttgccCCTTAGTTACAGTGTGCTAGTTATTTTTGAACGCTCGTTGAGTTCGAACCGTCGATGATGTTGGATTTCCTTTTATGGTCTGTTTGtgcttttctatttttgaatttactATCCTGACTCATGGAAAAGTGTAGGACTGAGTCGGTATTAGTTGAATtgtaacttttatatatatatatatatatatatatatatatatatatatatatagagagagagagaattgttaTATTACGGACTATTTTCTACGGATTGCTACGGATTTTGTCATgtcattttcattttaattttttaaatgcaatttttccttttttttttttttttctctcttgctTCTTCGTTCTCGCCACGCCTCGTCACAGCGCCTCGCGGCCGGCCACCCGCACATCGCCCACCGCCACCCACCTGTCCTCGCCCGACCGCCGGCCATCTGCCCACCATCGGCGGTCTTCGGCCGCCTGGACCCACCCACACTATAGGCTATGGGGTGAACCCGTCGGGGATCGCGACATAGATCCAGCGCTATCGCGGTCATGTTGGGCAAGCGACTGGATTCCGGCACCTTAGCGACCGGATTCCGGTGCCATAGCGATCGGATTCCGGTGCCAAAGCGACCGGATTTCGGCGCCATCGCGTCCGGATTCCGGCGCCATCGCGtccaaactataacatgaatcCGGTCCATTTATTCTTGTCACGGCCAGAATCAGGCGCCATCTCGGTCGGAATTCGGTCGCTGCCAGACCCCGCCGGTTCGCAGCAGGATTGCAACAGAAATCCGGCGTAAATCCGGCTGCGATCCGACCACCATGCTAGCGACCGCGATTGTGGTCGGATTTCGGCCGAGATTCTTGCTGTCGGCGGGTGGCCGTTGGGTGGTCGACGGATGGCGGGAGGCCGGAGGCAGGGCGATCGATGGTGGCCGGCCGGACAGAGGCGAGGAGTGCTGGCACAATCGGCACATAGCAACGAGAATGACAATGgtaaaaagataaaaaataaattaaatattaaattgcaTGTGTGGGTCGCGGACAAGTCCGCATGTACATGTCCGTACTTTAacaaaatcatatatatatatatatatatatataattttttttgttttgtttttatttataatttttttaataatatctctgatttttataaaaatttcttagcGATCATCCCAATAAATCGGAAAATATTTGTTAAGCCCTATTTAAGCCGTCAATATTCGTAGGAGGATTATTTCATTTTTACTACGGCAATTTATACTTAGTTTTgtgaatttctttttaaaaaaatattatacttTGTTATTTATGGAGCACTTAATTTTCCTGTTCTTCTTATATGCATACAATCTCTCTTTTCTCTCATTCATTCTCTTTCCTTCATCTGTTGCATGCATAGGATTTTATATCAAACCCATAGAGATTAGGATTTAACtaatttttctaataaaattttaacatCGCCAGATAAATCGAAATATACAATGAACAATATTATTGGATTCTTTACCATCTAAAAAATTCACAGACCTAAAATGAGTTTAATTAGACCTATTCTATAGATTTTTTAGGTTACAAGGAATCCAACGATGTCGTCCATTGTATATTTTGATTTCTCCGGAAGTATTAAAATTTCATCAGAAAAATTAGCTAGACAAAAACTCATTATATCAAGATCACGTTGGCCCTAATATTTTTTTCATAACAAGCCATATTTTTCCATATCAAGcctaacgtgggtctgatatttttcatatcagGTCCACAATGGTTAagatttagctaaattttttataacattttaacacctaTGGAGAGCTAAAATATACAAAGGGTGACACCGTTGAACTCCTTGTAACCTCAAAAATTCACAGGACTtaaaatgagtctaattagaCCTGTCTagatccattagtggatttttgtcaaaatccactgattgaCCTAAAAACCTCATATTGTAACCATTTTAGGTTCTGTGAATTTTTGAGATTGTAAGGAGTTCAATGATGTTGTCCATTGCATGTTTCGGCTTTTCCGAAggtattaaaattttaacaaaaaaattagCTAAAGTAAAACTCATTCATATTAAGCCTATGTTGAGTctgatatttttccatatcaggcctaacgtgagcctaatattttttatatcacgCCTAACGTGCgtttgatatttttccatatTAGGCTCACGGGGGTTAAGGTTTACTTgatttttttgataacattttaacgTCTCCGGAGAAGTCGAAATAAGCAATGGACGATACTGTTGGACTCCTTGCAGCCTCAAAAATCCACAGGACATGCATGAAATGGATCCAATCGAACTTGTCTAGGTCTATTAGTGTGCTtgggtcaaaatccactaatcgaCCAAGAGATATCAGATTGCAACTATTTTAGGTCCTGTGGATTTTTTAGGTCGTAAGGAGTCCAATGATATCATCCATTATATATTTCGACTTCTCTTAATGTGTtaaaattttattgaaaaaaTCAACTAATTAAAAATCATTCATATCAAGCCCATATTTGTTGGGATCGATGgtcctcggctagagaggggggtgtgaatagccgctccaaatcgttcgcgtttctttctacaaactagggttagcgcagcggaaataagaacaagaaacgaaaacaagaagatcaaacctcaacgcgtcgatgtaacgaggttcggagataaactcctactcctcggcgtgtccgtaaggtggacgagccctatcaatccgtcggtggatgagtccccggagaaccggctaataatcactccttctgggtggagaaacctcgccacaaagttttgcaaaagcaatacaagaaggagtatacagcaagaagcaaaatacaatacaactgtaaaaccttcgcttacttgccttctcttcgactggatgaagcagcagcttcaagcgacgcctacaacagcaggaaaccAGTcgtagaagctcacacgaagcttcggaactcaacaaagctcaagagcacaacagcagctcagtagaaagaagaggaagaagaagaagcacagaagatgccctcgtctcctttatacctgcgaagaagaaacagcgaagaaactagccgttgcgttgcaacggctagaaccctgatcatgcgtggaccgatcagtatctgatcggtccgcagaccgatcgagaaacttcgcttctgttccatcccgatcggtccatggaccgatcagaacatctgatcggtccatggaccgatcagaccgATCGGTAACCGATcagagagcttctgttcggtatctgatcggtctccggaccgatcagataaccatcagtagcatactgatcggtcactgatcggtcaccagaccgatcagatgactcaTGTATCATTGgatgcagcccgatccaaacttctcagccctaaacctaaggcttccacaccaacatccggtcaactttgacctgttggtacatcatgcctagcatccggtcactcccttgacctgctagcactccccgctaagtgtccggtcaatccctttgacccacttagacttttccacactagatgtccgatcatccctgatccatctggattttcctcttcgtgccaagtatccgatcactcccttgacctacttggactttccaacaccagaagtccgatcatccctgatccatctggattttcccttgcctgggttcactcaccaggactttcacctagcttcactcactagggttttcacactgcctaacatcccagttaggactttctcactgcctggcttcactcaccaggactttccaactgcctaacatcccagttaggactttctcactgcctggcttcactcaccaagactttccacactgcctaacatcccagttaggactttccccgtgccaagtctccatacttggacttcccgcGTGTCAAGctaccttcttggacttttccccgtgccaagtctccgtacttggacttttccagtgccaagtctccatacttggacttttcatgaatcaggtcaaccaggtcaaccttgacctaaggttgcacctacaatctcccaaacacctattcttgtcaaacatcaagaatacaactctcttctcgtcaaacatcgacatgcaactcaactaggtcaaccttgacctaaggttgcaccgacaatcttcccaagtcaaacatcaaaatacaactcgagtcaagtcacctcgagtcgggtcaaccaggtcaaccttgacctaaggttgcaccaacaacattGAGCCTGATATTTTCTTTATCAGGCCTAATatgagcctgatatgattcatataagGTCCGTGGGGTTAAGACTtagctgatttttttttataacattttaacacATTCGGAGAAGCCGAAATATACAATGGATGACACCGTTAGACTCTTTACAGCCTCATAAATTCACAAGACCTGAAAGGAGTCCAATTGGATGTGACTatgtccattagtggattttggttaAAACATACTGATCAACTTAGAAACCTCATATTATAACCATTTAGGGCCTCGTGGATTTTTGAGATTGAAAGGAGTCCAACGGTGTCATCCATTAAATATTTTGGTTTCTCTGAAGGTGTTAAAATTTTATCAGAAAAATCAGCTAAACCCTAACCCCCGTGGCCTTGATATAAATGTGTTTTTGGTTTAGCTAATTTTTCTGATGAAATttttgttagtaccccaaggttgttttgatatgatcaaacaagttaagttaggtcttgtagtgtttaaccttgtgtctaactgtacaggaacttaggagcacacgGAGttaagcaaaagatgcagctagcgagaaagatggcactggagagagccgacgggctcggtgtgtctgagggacgaggtgctgcagaagagtacacaggcggacgagaaggaggcgagcggtgtttctgagggacgagaagccagagcggaaggttgctcgagaaggtcggaagttgggttcgggtgagccctattccggatggtcgaaatcactaagcgagcggaaccggagcggaaAATTCGGACTAAAGCAAGCGGAGCAGAAGCTGGAGGcccggagagaaagtcaacaaaatgtcgACTTTCCCCCtttggggcgctcggaacccttccaggcacccgaaatATAAGTTTTAGTCTTTCGACATGGTCTTTGATTGTTGCGTCGGGGATAAGtttttatcccactccaggctcctggaacccttccaggcgccccgaccaaggttataaatatagccttggtccaagaagctaaaaacaacaaacattcttgcaacaacacttgtacgcttccagTTATTCATTTAGCTTTTTCTTTTTGTGTGatcattgttgtaaagaggcttctccgcctgaaggagatattagtgcactctacttccttggattaaaaaccttcccggttgtaaccaagtaaaaacttctaTGCCTCTGTCTTTTTTGTTTCCTTAtcatttcttatgcaagtgtttgtcTAAGTTATAAGTTGAGGACGgtatttttgtttgattttgtgtaggggctattccccccccccccccctcccccctagCCGGCCACCAACGGTCCTAAATCTGTAGATCTATTTGATTCCTCCGAAAAAGTCCAAATATACAATAGATGACACTGTTTGATTCTATATAGGCTCAGAAATCTGCAGGACTTGAAATGATTGCAATCTGAGGTATTCAACCGAtgagtgagttttgaccaaaatccactaatggacctagacagaTCTATTTGAACTCATTTCAGGTTCTGTGGATCTCTAAAACTGTAAGGAATCCAACAACCCCACGTTTGAACTCCAGAGGTGTTGAAATGTTATCAGAAAAATAATCTAAACCTTGACtcccgtgggcctgatatgaatcatatcagatccacgttgggtctgatatggaaaaatatcagACCCAACttgtgttaaagtgtatactaaaagcctagtacATTATATCATAAatcgttggtaagtcctgatgctgatattgcaatacatttgacatcaaagccaaaatgtaacaccgcgccatctcatctgcctttacccatttcttatgatattcaatctcctcttcactagaatcactattaggtgcatcagggcgGACCTctgttagtacaaacttataactttcagcgGTTatgacaatatccaggtttcttttccaatctatgtagtttggaccaataagtttggtctctttcagtataatggccagtgggttgaaagtcatcctaagaatcacaaaataaactttggtcaagactctaaatttaaaataatattgattcctcaaacaatactatttaaatttaccaacacctttaAACACcaggaatattgcatgccacgttagtgtggacgtatacaaattcaacatttataagaggaggttttactcattaattttattatcttgttatc contains:
- the LOC121997700 gene encoding co-chaperone protein p23-1-like isoform X1, encoding MSRHPSTKWAQKSDTVYITIELPDAKDVKLTLQPEGRFYFSATSGAENIPYELDLELLDKVDVDESKTAVGLRTICYLIKKAEKKWWSRLLKQEGKPPVYLKVDWDKWIDEDDEKENKFGGMNFDDMDFSNLNMGGADDGLDDEDDDDLLADTADKDGDDDEDAGEVKPNGEERAENAQTATTGEPENKA
- the LOC121997700 gene encoding co-chaperone protein p23-1-like isoform X2, whose product is MSRHPSTKWAQKSDTVYITIELPDAKDVKLTLQPEGRFYFSATSGAENIPYELDLELLDKESKTAVGLRTICYLIKKAEKKWWSRLLKQEGKPPVYLKVDWDKWIDEDDEKENKFGGMNFDDMDFSNLNMGGADDGLDDEDDDDLLADTADKDGDDDEDAGEVKPNGEERAENAQTATTGEPENKA